The Salvia miltiorrhiza cultivar Shanhuang (shh) chromosome 2, IMPLAD_Smil_shh, whole genome shotgun sequence DNA window GCGTCACTAGAAGTCGTTGTGGGAAGACCGTCGGACCCCTTTGATCGTTTGTCCGAATGGACATCGGAGTGAACATCCTCGCCGAGACTTGCAAATTTCTTGGACTCGCGCAAGATCTTCCATGCTTGCGGATACCGAAACGGAACTTTGTACTCGGCTAGCCACATTGCCTCTGCTTGCTCCAGGATTTGAATATCACTCATGCCTGATTTCCATTGATCATGGcattttttgtgcatggcctCAAACCTCTTCGCATCCTTCGACACCcgttgaaagtgagatttgatttgcgtGACGTCGCGTGAAATAGATCCTTGGGGCCTTTTAGCGTTGTATTCGGTGCAGAGTGAGCCCCAAAACTTCGCCCCTTTTTGGTCGACACCCACCACAGAGTCGTGGGTGTGCTCGCAATACAAACGGCAAATTAGCACCGTTTCTGGCGGATAATAGTTGCTACGTTTGGTGGCCGCCGGCATAGAAGCAATCTTCTCCACGTCGGGCTCGGGCTCGGCAACGGCGGCAAAGCGGGGGTTCAAATTGGTGGCCGCCGCTTGAAACGCAttcgattcttgcgtgaacggcgggaatccttgcctggaagcatttgattcgtcgggggatggattttgaggatgttcacgccaatagttgctccaatcgccttccattgctatttgttgaaataatttagaagatgaggagaatggatgaatgaggagaatggatgaatgatagaggatgaagaagagaatgaggttgtatatgtatatatagagggggtatagaaataaaaaaaaaaaaaatcggcaacaggaaaaaaaaaacggtcAAAAACggctatttttaattttttttttgggccgaaaaggggcgcgtgtttacacgccccctccttcgctcccactATTCACGAGTGCGAAGCAACGGCCCCCCTCCTTCACACCTGGGTGCGGCAACGGtggtgggtgcgataggccgggttcgatccggccatcgcacccaccgctgcggatgctctaaacCCAGTCGGCTATAAATGCATTGCCACTTCTAGTAAGGAGTTGTTCAAGAGGCATTGAGAGAATATATTCAATGAACTCGTGATATTGATTAGCTTTCATCAATTTTTTCCCTTCAACCTTTAAACTGGAATCGGCGGTGGAGGAAGGAAGCGGCGGAGGAGTCGCGCGACTGTGGGTTGAACGACGTAGGGTCAAAGAGGACGAAGAAGCACGAGTTAAAAATCTTATTTCCAAAGATTGAAGATGAGTTGGGATATTTTAAAATACGTGGATTTcgtcaatttttttcttttattttttactttcgCGTGTACTACTGACATGGTACTTGGCCAGACCACGTCATATACCGATAGTCGGAATATTTTTACGAcccataaataagaaaaaattgaagcaatagatattattttgtaaatatgcttaggatgagatatttttgagaaaacgcTTAAACTATATGCCAAAAATTGATATTTACCTTTAATAGTAATATTAGTACCATTTCTAAAAATTGTTTTTGAGACGACAATGTTTTAGCTTTGACATATAATAAGCCGAAGCATTTTCATACGGACCATACGGTAGATCCCAAATTGACATACAAATacaaaatttcttatttttaggGTTTCTTATGGTTTGAGTTCAACCTACAATCCGACGCGATAACTCAATTTGCAAAGCAGAAAGCGGATATGGATATGGAGATAGTTGGTCGCCACGCCTTGCTCTTCGACGATGATTCCATGGCGGCGTTCGTCAACTCCGGCGACGCCCTCGTCGAGTGGCACTCCCTCCAAATTGACCGCTACGATGTCCGCCACCTCCTCTCTGCTCCTCCTCCGTCGCGCCGCCGCAATCGCAGCTACGAACCTAGAACCTCCGATGACCCTTCCATAGAATTCCTAATCGATCAGGAACGATATCTTGATCTTCCATTGGAGTCCAATCAACCAGGTATTGCATCAATTTCTCACTTTTGCATTTATGTTCCTCTAGTTAATCGATTGATTGGTTCTCGAGTTTTGAAATCTGGTTATAGCTATAAGGACATGAGTGCCGCCATTGTTGAAGTTATTTGCTGGGCAGCAGGGTTGGGTCTGTTGGGGGTTGGAGACCCTTTAAATTAATACTTAATTAAGTACTTTGTGAGGTTAATCAGGCAGAAATATGCTCCAGAGAGTTCGCCGAGAGCTATTCACAGAACACTTGGTAGAAAGGTGGTGTTAAGATGCTGGAACATTGGAGTAGGATAATATCTTTGTGCTCGTTATCCTGTCAATACAGAAACACACTGAAGGATGTATAATTCTGTTAAAGATGTTAATGAGTCTACCTTTCTTAAGCAATTGGAAAATTATGGTCAGGTGTTCATTCACTCATTTCCTCAACTAACGTCTTAAAGAAAACTAATAGAGATTTCACTGTGTCAATATGGTGCTATGGGCAACAGTTTGTCTAGGCAGTAAATTGGCTGCTTCCATGAATATTTTTCGTGGAGTTGGCTATGCCCATTGTCAAGCAATTGTTTCTTCTGGAATCTCTTATAAAACAGGTAGGACAGATGAAGAGGTGTGATAGCTATCTAGTTTGTGCTGGTAGCATACTTTCTTTGCTATATGCTTCAAAATTTGCATGGCGGATTTAACTATGTGACTCCTTCCAGTTACAAGTAAGATTCAAGAAAGTTATTTTTCCCCCAGTTTTAATGGTTCCGTAAGTTGTAACATTCTTTCTGGTTGTTAATGCGGCATCTAAAAATTATATGAAACTATCTTGTATCCAGAGTTAGAACAAGAAGAAAAACCATCCAACAGTGGCGGCTATCATGCTATTGCATTCTCTTATGGAAATACTGGTGATTTTGCTGATCAAAAGAATACAGATATTGAGATGGAAGCCAGAGGGTATCTCCCTCCATTCTCTGTTCCTGGGGACATTGTCCAAAGCTTGGTAAGCTCATTTTAAATCTTAAGCTTCAATGCTTTTCAGGATGAACTTGATTCCTACTTGCTGACTTGATTTTCCCAGTATTGCCGTAATAATTGCCTAGGTTGTGTATGTTATCTGAGGCTCACCATGTCAGATTTTCAGATGCTTGGAGCAGGGATGCAATTCTTGTGCTCTTAAGTTTGCCGTACACAGGCACCTTCTGTCCCTTTGATGTCATGACAAAGGGCTGTGCAGGTGGGATTAGGAAAATAGAAGTTTCTTTGAGGAGTGTCAGTTTACTAATTCCGATGACGAGTGATGTGCGACACAGCTAGTGCCGTGCCTTCAGTTTATCGTTGTTATATTGAGATTATTATCGTCGctctttataatttttaatcttGCAGTTTAATTTGTTTGCTTCTTTTTGGTTTTCTGATGTTTTGGAACTTCTCGCTTCTAATAAGTATTCCTTCTTTTGTCTTTGCTTTTTTGCCTCCTTTTTGCAGCCTCCAACAGAAAAAATACATCAGATAATTGCAAGAACCGCCATTTTTGTGAGCAAACATGGTGGGCAATCAGAGATCATTCTGCGGGTGAAACAAGGGGACAACCCAACATTTGGATTCTTGATGCCTGATCATCATCTTCATACATACTTCAGATATCTTGTTGAGCACCCAGAACTTTTGCATCCTGAAATTGACGAAAAATCTCAAGATGAGAGGAAAATGGTTGGTACTGAGCACAAAGATTCTGGTAATATTGGAGGAGCTTTGTCTTTGCTCGGGTCTGTGTATGGGTCTGGTGAGGATGAGGATGGTGATGATGCTGTTAATGCTTCTCCCTCTCAAGACGCAAAAAACAAAGAATCTGTGGAAACTGCTGCTAAGGATGAGTCAATATCTGGGAAATCAATCCTATCTAAAAAGGATAAGGTTCCTGCAGTCAAGAAGAACACTTCAATCATAGGTTCCAAACATAAAAGTGTAAAAGGGATTAAGAAGGAAGATAGTTCTGGCTTGTTTTCTGCTAAAGACGAGAAATTAAGGAATCATGGTATTGGAGCCACTTCAAAACCAATTCTAGAGCCTCCTCCTGAATTAAAAAGAATGGTTGATAAGCTTGTGGAATTTGTTATGAGAAATGGGAGGCAGTTTGAGGCAACACTACTTGAGCAAGATAGTAAGCTTGAGCGATTTCCTTTCCTTCTTTCATCCAATCAGTATCATCCCTACTACTTAAAAGCCCTCGAGGCAGCTCAGGAGGTACCGTCATTCCAACACCCCCTCTTCCTTATCCAATGCAGCACATGAACTGACAGAAATTAAAATGTATCATATGCTCTTGTTTCCATCCTTTTGCGTGCTCTCCTGAAATAGTTTCATAAATCATGTGCGCTGTATGCTTCTTGTTAAATCACGTGGAATATAGGCATGCTTTTGTCATGTTCTTTTACTCTATATATTCAACCAAAAATATTTGAGGTAGTCTACCTCAAATATTTTTGgttgaatatattttactttaaaGTATTGATAGTTTTACTTTTGTTTTCATTAACCGTATAACTTGTGTCTTGCTAACAACATACATCCCAGGGTTTTTAATAAGCCTCTTTTAAGTTAAGGTCGAAGATAGTTCCAGCTGGAACTAATATAGTGCTAAAGTCTCATTAGTTTGTAAGCTTGGGTATTTTATGCTTGAACAAGCTTGACTAAATTTCTTCAATCTAAATTGTATACTACCTACACTAACATAGCGTATGCGGTTCGTTAAAATAAACAAGTAGAGCCTAAAATTATGTATGACTGAATGTCTCAAACCTGCACATGTGCTACTTCGAAGATCCTGtatgtatttctattttttggTTGACATGTTTACAAAAATGGCATGGCATTCCTATTATAGCCTCTTATTGTTGTGCAGTCAAAAGTAAATGGCAAGAGCCTCTATCCAGGACAGGAAGATCTAGGCGGACGTGGGATTAGCAGAAAAGCTTCTATGCTCAAAGAAAACGAAAATTCACACTCCACTTCTGATCTCTGTGATGTGCCATTTGAATCTGATAGGAAAGAGAAGTTCAAGATGGTAATTGGCAAATCAAAGAAAGATGCACAAGAGACAGAGATAGAATCCCAAGAATGTGGATTCACTGTAGATGCAGCTGCAGCAGCTGCTATCCTTCAGGCTGCCACAAAAGGAATTAAGAGCTCTGGTTTGCGATACATCACTAACACTGCCTCAAATTCGCATACTAATGCTATTAGAAATGAGGAGGGGCAGCCTGCAAATTCAGGCAGTTTTCAGCCCTTGCTACCATTTAGTACGGGTGAAAAGTCTGATCAAAGTGGAAGTTGCAATCTCTCTGCAATGTTGCCAAAGACAATTGCTGGAACAGCTTCTCATGAAGTTGCAGGAGGGGATGATTCTTCTAATGCAAACCTGACAGAAGAGCAGAAGCTGAAAGCCGAGAGGCTCAAAAGGGCTAAAATGTTTGTGGCTATGTTGAAAAGTGGAGCATTCCCCTCTAGAACAGAAGCATCAAGGGGATCATCAGCAGAACCTGTAGTAGAACCTGGAGTGTTGAAACCTGCTGCTGAGGTTCGTTGTGCTAGCCAAGAAAGAGTGGGCATCTTCACTGCTGCAGTTGTTAACAAGTCTGCTCTCGAGGGTAACTTCGGTGAGAGGCAAAGTGAGCGACAATCAAAAAGAAAGTATCGCTCGAAATCTATTGGAAGCGAGGATGACGAAGACGATAGTGGCAGAGAGGGTGACCTGATCAGGAAGCGTAGATCCAGATCCAGGAGGCCCGAGGATGATGAAAACGAAAATGCAAGGAAGAAGGAGTACAGCCAGGAAAATGAAGGAGAAAGTAGTGAAGAGAACAAGGACCATAAGCACAATAAATCATTGCGCTCATCACATCGTTCACAAGGAGATGACAATGAGTATGAAGGCATATGTATAGAGGAAAGAGAAGCCAAGGACAGTGAGGATCACTCAGAAAGAAAATATAGATCAAGATCAAGAAGCCAAAAGGAGGATGGAGAAGTTGGAAATGCAGTAAGAAAGGATCAAAAGCACTGTGGGAGAAAGCGCAGGTCTCACTCTTCTTCAGAGGAAAGCGAGAATGGAGAAGAAAGTGATGAAGATGCGGAGCACAAGCACTATAAATCAAAACACCGCTCTCGCCGTTCGCAGCGTGATGATAATGAGCGTGAAGGCGCATATAAAGAGGAAAGAGATAACAAAAGGAATTACGGATCAAGGTCCAGAAGGCacgagggctacagtaaaactGAAAATGCAGTAGAGAAGGAGGATAGGAACTATAGCAGAAAGCACTCGTTTCATTTCTCTTCCGAGGAAAATGGAGGCGAATGTAGTGGAGGTGAAATGGAGGATCAGCGCTCTAAGTCTTCTCATTCAAAGCACAAGAATGTTGGTCGTGAAGACGTATATAAAGAGGAAAAGGATCGTAAACGATCAAGAAAGAGTCGCCGTTCAAGTGAAAGCCCCAGCAGACATTCTTCTGAGCGGCGCAAGAAGCACCGTTCTGGCCACACTTCACATCATAGCAGGGACAAGCACAGACACAGGCACGGCAAAGACAGAGAATCTCATCACCGCCAAAAGTATGATAGCTCTTCGGACAATGAACGTCAGCGTCGTGCTGATGTGAGAGACGAACTGGAGGAGGGAGAGATCAGCTCGAAGGATGAGTCCAAGGGAATTGTCAGTGGTGATGGAAAAAGACAAATGTCCGTCCACGGCAAAAGCGGTACGTCGGTTGATGTAGCGAGTTCCGAGCAGAGGGCTCCATCTCTACACTCTGAAACTACGGAGGTACCCGCTGATCTAAGGGCCAAAATTCGTGCAATGTTGATGGCGACAAGGTCATAGCTGTAGCACAAGTTGGTGCAAAGTGTAGTTAATTGTAACCTTTTGTAAAAGCTATTAGACTGGGTAATATGGTGTATCAGGCTCCTTAAACTGTTACATTCAGCATTTTTAAAGGTTTTAAAATGTTATTGCTGTTTCGAGATATTTTAAAAGGtaccaaaatgaaaataaataaatgatcaATTAATTTCGTGTATCCGATTAGCTCAAAATCTACACATCATATAAAAGAACAGTTTTTTAACCtcctatttttctctctcctcataattttttatcttcttttttattttttctattttaattcttttcgtAAAAAcgttattttttattcataaaaaaagtACTCAATATGGATTAAActaaaaattatgaaaagactttaatttgatgtaaaaattatatataaaaaaattaaataaataagttatgattGTTTAAAGtgtcaattaatttttgttcgctctcatcatttatctataatgttgaacatcgtactctttttttttgtctCCGTTAATTGgtaaaaaaataagtagatgtTATGTTTCTCCTTTCAAAACAATTTTCAAAACAATTTAtatgattgtttaattataattattttaaatttacatgTTTTTAAATTACAGTAGTtgttaatgcaattaaggagaatgGGAGGCGGGGAGAGGAGGCCGAAACAGGGAGGGGTGGAGAAACGGCTGGAAGCCAGGAAAGTGGAATGGATGGAACGGCTGAAAGCCCTAATGTGGCcgagttttttaattttaataaattaattaaattaaaaaaaaaacaggttAATcagtttaaccggttaaccgaccggttaaaccgattaaccggttaacaGTGAGAgtactaaccgataaccgaactgAACCGGAAAAAAtcggttttcggttaaccgaaaacTGGTTTTTCCGATTCGGTTACGGTTttaaccgaaaaaaaaaaaaaaaaaaaaaaaatctaatatgaatttgcaaataaaaaattatttatatatcttgaaactagaatttaaaatattatatagatttatttaattatgtctataaattatttatttatataagcATATTTGTTCttatatatttgttttattattcgtatttttcctgatttcttaattaattttgggctatttaaatatgaactattaataataataatacagtttggtaagacgcttctcctccaaccaataggtcgggggttcgaatCACCTAGAgggctagagtgtgagtgtatttttcctttctttgggtTATAACCTGGGATGCACGGATTCGCGCAAAATCACCCCCGTGCAGTATCCGATTCGCgcggggggcgggtgcgggcgcgattcgcgtgggattcgcacgggattcgccacctggcgaatccccccaaaaataaaaaatataaatttggatTCGCGAATCGGGTGCGCCAACCTCGCGAATCCGGTGGTTGGCTTCAATATGCCGCTGCGGTGGTCGGATTtcagagggcggcggcggtagGGGCGGCGACCTCCTGCCGTTGTTCAATCGGTGTGAGACGCCGATTCCTGAAACGACGCTTGATTCCGCCGGGGAAGAAGAACGAGGGAGGTGGCGCGGAGAGGCGGCGCTTCAAACGACGGCGGCTCACCTTGATTCCGCCGGGGAAGAAGAACGAGGGAGGTGGCGCGGGCTGGCTGTGAGTGTGGGTGTGCGacagagggaaagagagagaggtgagagagaagagtgtgcgtgtgtgtgagCGTGTGTGGCTGAGTGTGTGTGAGTGAGTGTGTTTAGTGTGTGTATTAGGTTAAAAGAGAATTTGGGCTTGGGCCTTTGATTTATTAATGTGAGAGAGGGATTGGACTTGGGCCTTTGATTTATTAATGGATTTGGGCTTCtagttttattaaaaaggaaTTTGATGGACTacaaaatttgggcctttaataaattttaattctttatatatatatatatatatatatatatatatatatatatatatatatatatatatatcatagacgtatccttcacgaatcgcaccctataatttttcaaaaacccGTATCCCTGCACccgaatcgtatcgctcccgcacccgccccctcgCACCTATGCAATCTAGgttataacaatttttttttaaaataataataataataataataataataataataataataataataataataataataataataataataataataataataataataataataataatatagtttggACTTTTAAGAGTCCaaaattattatactaaatgactgcaattaattttgttatattgataaTTTAGTGTTATTTGCTTAATCGATGAGATTGGCTTAAATTGTTTGTTTTACAATTTAtagatttaattattattatacgtatttaattagtatacaatactcattgaatttaatattatacgCATTAAGTTGATAACATTGT harbors:
- the LOC131011514 gene encoding uncharacterized protein LOC131011514 isoform X1, whose translation is MDMEIVGRHALLFDDDSMAAFVNSGDALVEWHSLQIDRYDVRHLLSAPPPSRRRNRSYEPRTSDDPSIEFLIDQERYLDLPLESNQPELEQEEKPSNSGGYHAIAFSYGNTGDFADQKNTDIEMEARGYLPPFSVPGDIVQSLPPTEKIHQIIARTAIFVSKHGGQSEIILRVKQGDNPTFGFLMPDHHLHTYFRYLVEHPELLHPEIDEKSQDERKMVGTEHKDSGNIGGALSLLGSVYGSGEDEDGDDAVNASPSQDAKNKESVETAAKDESISGKSILSKKDKVPAVKKNTSIIGSKHKSVKGIKKEDSSGLFSAKDEKLRNHGIGATSKPILEPPPELKRMVDKLVEFVMRNGRQFEATLLEQDSKLERFPFLLSSNQYHPYYLKALEAAQESKVNGKSLYPGQEDLGGRGISRKASMLKENENSHSTSDLCDVPFESDRKEKFKMVIGKSKKDAQETEIESQECGFTVDAAAAAAILQAATKGIKSSGLRYITNTASNSHTNAIRNEEGQPANSGSFQPLLPFSTGEKSDQSGSCNLSAMLPKTIAGTASHEVAGGDDSSNANLTEEQKLKAERLKRAKMFVAMLKSGAFPSRTEASRGSSAEPVVEPGVLKPAAEVRCASQERVGIFTAAVVNKSALEGNFGERQSERQSKRKYRSKSIGSEDDEDDSGREGDLIRKRRSRSRRPEDDENENARKKEYSQENEGESSEENKDHKHNKSLRSSHRSQGDDNEYEGICIEEREAKDSEDHSERKYRSRSRSQKEDGEVGNAVRKDQKHCGRKRRSHSSSEESENGEESDEDAEHKHYKSKHRSRRSQRDDNEREGAYKEERDNKRNYGSRSRRHEGYSKTENAVEKEDRNYSRKHSFHFSSEENGGECSGGEMEDQRSKSSHSKHKNVGREDVYKEEKDRKRSRKSRRSSESPSRHSSERRKKHRSGHTSHHSRDKHRHRHGKDRESHHRQKYDSSSDNERQRRADVRDELEEGEISSKDESKGIVSGDGKRQMSVHGKSGTSVDVASSEQRAPSLHSETTEVPADLRAKIRAMLMATRS
- the LOC131011514 gene encoding uncharacterized protein LOC131011514 isoform X2, yielding MEARGYLPPFSVPGDIVQSLPPTEKIHQIIARTAIFVSKHGGQSEIILRVKQGDNPTFGFLMPDHHLHTYFRYLVEHPELLHPEIDEKSQDERKMVGTEHKDSGNIGGALSLLGSVYGSGEDEDGDDAVNASPSQDAKNKESVETAAKDESISGKSILSKKDKVPAVKKNTSIIGSKHKSVKGIKKEDSSGLFSAKDEKLRNHGIGATSKPILEPPPELKRMVDKLVEFVMRNGRQFEATLLEQDSKLERFPFLLSSNQYHPYYLKALEAAQESKVNGKSLYPGQEDLGGRGISRKASMLKENENSHSTSDLCDVPFESDRKEKFKMVIGKSKKDAQETEIESQECGFTVDAAAAAAILQAATKGIKSSGLRYITNTASNSHTNAIRNEEGQPANSGSFQPLLPFSTGEKSDQSGSCNLSAMLPKTIAGTASHEVAGGDDSSNANLTEEQKLKAERLKRAKMFVAMLKSGAFPSRTEASRGSSAEPVVEPGVLKPAAEVRCASQERVGIFTAAVVNKSALEGNFGERQSERQSKRKYRSKSIGSEDDEDDSGREGDLIRKRRSRSRRPEDDENENARKKEYSQENEGESSEENKDHKHNKSLRSSHRSQGDDNEYEGICIEEREAKDSEDHSERKYRSRSRSQKEDGEVGNAVRKDQKHCGRKRRSHSSSEESENGEESDEDAEHKHYKSKHRSRRSQRDDNEREGAYKEERDNKRNYGSRSRRHEGYSKTENAVEKEDRNYSRKHSFHFSSEENGGECSGGEMEDQRSKSSHSKHKNVGREDVYKEEKDRKRSRKSRRSSESPSRHSSERRKKHRSGHTSHHSRDKHRHRHGKDRESHHRQKYDSSSDNERQRRADVRDELEEGEISSKDESKGIVSGDGKRQMSVHGKSGTSVDVASSEQRAPSLHSETTEVPADLRAKIRAMLMATRS
- the LOC131011514 gene encoding uncharacterized protein LOC131011514 isoform X3, with protein sequence MPDHHLHTYFRYLVEHPELLHPEIDEKSQDERKMVGTEHKDSGNIGGALSLLGSVYGSGEDEDGDDAVNASPSQDAKNKESVETAAKDESISGKSILSKKDKVPAVKKNTSIIGSKHKSVKGIKKEDSSGLFSAKDEKLRNHGIGATSKPILEPPPELKRMVDKLVEFVMRNGRQFEATLLEQDSKLERFPFLLSSNQYHPYYLKALEAAQESKVNGKSLYPGQEDLGGRGISRKASMLKENENSHSTSDLCDVPFESDRKEKFKMVIGKSKKDAQETEIESQECGFTVDAAAAAAILQAATKGIKSSGLRYITNTASNSHTNAIRNEEGQPANSGSFQPLLPFSTGEKSDQSGSCNLSAMLPKTIAGTASHEVAGGDDSSNANLTEEQKLKAERLKRAKMFVAMLKSGAFPSRTEASRGSSAEPVVEPGVLKPAAEVRCASQERVGIFTAAVVNKSALEGNFGERQSERQSKRKYRSKSIGSEDDEDDSGREGDLIRKRRSRSRRPEDDENENARKKEYSQENEGESSEENKDHKHNKSLRSSHRSQGDDNEYEGICIEEREAKDSEDHSERKYRSRSRSQKEDGEVGNAVRKDQKHCGRKRRSHSSSEESENGEESDEDAEHKHYKSKHRSRRSQRDDNEREGAYKEERDNKRNYGSRSRRHEGYSKTENAVEKEDRNYSRKHSFHFSSEENGGECSGGEMEDQRSKSSHSKHKNVGREDVYKEEKDRKRSRKSRRSSESPSRHSSERRKKHRSGHTSHHSRDKHRHRHGKDRESHHRQKYDSSSDNERQRRADVRDELEEGEISSKDESKGIVSGDGKRQMSVHGKSGTSVDVASSEQRAPSLHSETTEVPADLRAKIRAMLMATRS